A window of Passer domesticus isolate bPasDom1 chromosome 18, bPasDom1.hap1, whole genome shotgun sequence contains these coding sequences:
- the LOC135283096 gene encoding RNA polymerase II elongation factor ELL2-like: MPTNPAKFFRRLSRTVSQRPIRDRVIHLLALKNYKKPELLSCLEREGVVEKDKESLGKILQEVANLDANENSFSLKEHFFKDIQEDWPGYTERDRQTLEVTLSQKPTPSPNATSTSQSPSLGPSEGDTPPRTAQKRPLASDFLNPVMGKKQRIDQEPSDVQPAAGGHLPFLDLPSTSCSILKLSPSVRSISISTPEVQQKNKVQTHSGFPVSARVQGKTPKTRGEEAGVRGAQQNNPGPVAEKKRMAPVRLADIDWSGCAAVYGRPYRDRVIHLLALRDYKEPELLARLQRDGVRPKDKDSLGKILQQVANLNAKENSFSLKEHLFQTLQTDWPGYSKIERKSLKLILSGKSAPSQNPTSSSQATSPRPSETDAPARPAQIRPWASGFVSSVRSKKQRTEQ; encoded by the exons ATGCCCACAAACCCTGCTAAATTCTTCCGGAGACTTTCCAGGACTGTTTCCCAACGACCCATCAGAGACCGGGTGATTCATTTACTGGCTCTGAAAAATTACAAGAAGCCAGAGCTACTTTCCTGCTTAGAGAGAGAGGGAGTTGTGGAAAAGGACAAGGAATCTCTTGGAAAGATCCTTCAGGAG GTAGCCAACCTGGATGCAAATGAGAATTCTTTCAGCCTGAAGGAACATTTCTTTAAAGACATCCAGGAAGATTGGCCTGGCTACACTGAAAGAGATAGACAGACATTGGAGGTGACCCTTTCTCA AAAACCAACTCCATCTCCGAatgccaccagcaccagccagtcaccatctctgggACCTTCTGAAGGAGATACTCCACCCAGAActgctcag AAACGGCCTCTGGCTTCTGACTTTCTCAATCCTGTGATGGGCAAGAAGCAGAGGATTGACCAAGAGCCCAGTGAtgtccagccagcagctggtggccactTGCCTTTCTTGGACCTGCCTTCCACATCCTGTTCAATTTTGAAGCTGTCTCCAAGTGTCAGATCCATTTCCATCTCCACCCCTGAAGTACAACAGAAGAATAAGGTTCAGACACATTCTGGATTCCCAGTGTCTGCCAGGGTGCAGGGGAAGACTCCCAAGACCAGAG GAGAAGAAGCAGGGGTCAGAGGAGCCCAACAGAACAATCCAGGTCCTGTGGCTGAGAAGAAGAGGATGGCGCCTGTGAGACTTGCAGACATTGACTGGAGCGGCTGCGCTGCTGTTTACGGCCGACCCTACAGGGACAGGGTGATTCATCTGCTTGCTCTGAGGGATTACAAGGAGCCAGAGTTACTTGCTCGGCTGCAGAGAGATGGAGTCAGGCCAAAGGACAAGGACTCCCTTGGAAAGATCCTTCAGCAG GTAGCCAACCTGAATGCAAAGGAGAATTCCTTCAGTCTGAAGGAACATCTATTTCAAACCCTTCAGACTGATTGGCCTGGCTACAGTAAAATCGAAAGAAAGAGTTTGAAGTTAATACTTTCTGG AAAATCAGCTCCATCTCAGaaccccaccagcagcagccaagcaacatctccaaggccttctgagACAGATGCTCCAGCAAGACctgctcag aTACGGCCTTGGGCTTCTGGCTTTGTCAGTTCTGTGAGGAGCAAGAAGCAGAGAACTGAGCAGTAG